The following are encoded together in the Pseudoalteromonas shioyasakiensis genome:
- a CDS encoding SH3 domain-containing protein, which yields MRRSIIALSITLGVAFSAPMHAEGWQSDVIGVTQSQLSPSYWLAQGASAKVIMTEAQIAAFNEKLIKDNKYIVDPLSFQKSLTKDELTSAIHSASSIPKSPRFFTDGRQLTAKDFAKYQANLNLNKVADNNEVRFAVVVNRTALRTFPTWDRVLNSGLDQDLDRFQESGMFPGEAVAVLHQSADKKWLLVRAYNYLAWTPAEDLAFADADKIKAYRGQDNFLVVTGAKVNTAYVPNDTASSEVQLDMGVRLPLVDSEQVPYLLNGQNSYASHVVQLPTRDEQGNLVIKPAMISKTADVNLGYLDYNEQNLIKQGFKFLGERYGWGHDYNGRDCTGFVGEIYKSFGLLMPRNSGQQGSSGYGQNSRFDKNTAADDKLPTVKNMAIGDLIYIPGHVMMYLGEHQGEPYVIHDVKGLGYNKGDGSFYSSALNGVSVTPLLPLRLSKETSYLDRVYNIKRIR from the coding sequence ATGCGTCGTTCAATTATCGCTTTATCAATTACTTTAGGTGTTGCTTTTAGTGCACCTATGCATGCTGAGGGTTGGCAATCAGATGTTATCGGGGTCACGCAGTCACAGCTTTCGCCAAGCTATTGGTTAGCACAAGGTGCATCGGCAAAAGTGATCATGACAGAGGCGCAAATTGCAGCCTTCAACGAGAAATTAATTAAAGATAATAAATACATTGTTGATCCTCTGTCATTTCAAAAATCGCTCACTAAAGACGAGCTAACAAGCGCCATTCATTCGGCAAGCTCAATTCCAAAAAGCCCACGCTTTTTTACAGACGGCCGCCAACTTACCGCGAAAGATTTTGCTAAATATCAGGCTAACTTAAACCTTAACAAGGTCGCAGATAACAATGAGGTACGCTTTGCGGTGGTCGTTAATCGCACGGCATTACGCACTTTTCCAACCTGGGATCGGGTTTTAAATAGCGGCCTTGATCAAGACTTAGATCGCTTTCAAGAAAGCGGTATGTTCCCAGGAGAAGCAGTTGCTGTATTACATCAAAGTGCAGATAAAAAATGGCTGTTAGTACGTGCTTACAACTACCTTGCGTGGACGCCAGCCGAAGATCTTGCCTTTGCTGATGCAGATAAAATAAAAGCTTACCGCGGACAAGATAACTTTTTGGTAGTAACCGGCGCAAAAGTTAATACCGCTTATGTGCCTAACGACACAGCAAGCTCAGAAGTCCAGCTCGATATGGGGGTGCGTTTACCATTGGTTGATAGTGAGCAAGTACCGTATTTGCTTAACGGTCAAAATAGCTATGCGAGCCATGTTGTACAGTTACCTACTCGCGATGAGCAAGGAAACCTTGTTATTAAACCAGCGATGATCAGCAAAACTGCCGATGTAAATTTAGGCTACCTAGACTACAACGAACAGAATCTGATTAAACAAGGCTTTAAATTTTTAGGTGAGCGTTATGGTTGGGGGCATGATTACAATGGCCGTGACTGCACCGGCTTTGTTGGTGAAATTTATAAGAGCTTTGGCCTACTAATGCCACGTAATTCAGGGCAGCAAGGCAGTAGTGGATACGGGCAAAACAGTCGCTTTGATAAAAATACAGCGGCGGATGATAAGTTGCCAACGGTTAAAAACATGGCGATTGGCGATCTAATTTATATTCCGGGCCATGTGATGATGTATTTAGGAGAGCACCAAGGCGAGCCGTATGTTATTCATGATGTGAAAGGCTTAGGCTATAACAAAGGCGATGGCAGCTTTTATAGTAGTGCGCTTAATGGAGTATCGGTTACCCCCTTGTTACCCCTGCGATTATCTAAAGAAACAAGTTACCTAGACCGTGTTTATAACATTAAGCGTATTCGATAG
- a CDS encoding dipeptide epimerase, whose translation MKIKAVRFAKLKVPLVTPFKTALREVSFIEDLVVLIDTECGQVGYGSAAATPVITGDTHQGMIAVIQQFIAPKLIGHEIENINQLAHIIQSTVVGNSSAKAALELAVYDLWGKLYKAPLYKLLGGGKSELKTDITISVDNIDKMLSDCQRAVEQGFDVLKIKIGNNLNQDIERVKAIHAGFAAKAQLRLDVNQGWNAKQTVFALQQLEQAGVVLELVEQPVKSSDIQGLKYITERVNTPIMADESAFSPKQVIQLLELGAVDIINIKLMKTGGLSRAIEIANITAQYQAECMIGCMLEGSIAVAGAAHLASAKAQQISKIDLDGPALGQYDPVQGGVEFIGPKISLSDAPGLGIESITGLELITNGVWPA comes from the coding sequence ATGAAAATTAAAGCAGTTCGTTTTGCGAAACTCAAAGTGCCTTTGGTCACGCCATTTAAAACAGCGCTTAGAGAAGTGAGTTTTATTGAAGACCTAGTGGTCTTAATAGACACCGAATGTGGTCAAGTCGGTTATGGCTCTGCTGCTGCAACACCGGTTATTACAGGCGATACCCATCAAGGAATGATCGCGGTCATTCAGCAGTTTATTGCTCCTAAACTGATAGGGCATGAAATAGAAAATATCAACCAGCTTGCCCACATTATTCAATCAACGGTGGTTGGTAACAGTAGTGCAAAAGCGGCTTTAGAATTAGCGGTTTACGACTTATGGGGCAAGCTCTACAAAGCGCCTTTATATAAGTTACTTGGTGGTGGTAAGTCAGAGTTAAAGACTGATATTACCATCAGCGTAGATAACATAGATAAAATGCTTAGTGACTGTCAGCGAGCGGTTGAGCAAGGTTTTGATGTTTTAAAAATAAAAATCGGCAATAACCTTAATCAAGATATTGAACGTGTGAAAGCAATCCATGCAGGCTTTGCCGCAAAGGCGCAGCTGCGTTTAGATGTAAACCAAGGCTGGAATGCCAAACAAACTGTGTTTGCACTGCAGCAACTTGAGCAAGCAGGCGTGGTATTAGAGTTGGTTGAGCAGCCGGTAAAAAGCAGCGATATTCAAGGTCTCAAATATATTACTGAGCGAGTGAACACCCCGATTATGGCCGATGAAAGCGCCTTTTCACCGAAGCAAGTGATCCAACTTTTAGAGCTTGGCGCAGTTGATATTATCAATATTAAATTAATGAAAACGGGCGGTTTAAGCCGAGCAATTGAGATTGCTAATATTACAGCCCAATACCAAGCAGAGTGTATGATAGGTTGTATGCTAGAGGGCAGTATTGCCGTAGCTGGTGCTGCACATTTAGCCTCTGCCAAAGCACAGCAAATCAGTAAAATCGATTTAGATGGCCCGGCTCTTGGTCAGTATGACCCTGTGCAAGGGGGCGTTGAATTTATCGGCCCGAAAATCAGCTTATCGGATGCCCCCGGCCTTGGCATTGAATCAATAACGGGGCTTGAACTAATCACAAACGGAGTATGGCCAGCATGA
- a CDS encoding sodium:solute symporter translates to MSANYALLDWLVFASYGAILLLSGWWFNRKRANSSQDFFLGGNSMPTWMVAISVLATSQSAATFIGGPDQGYQGDFSYIATNIGAFIAAFIVSAFLIPKFYQQKVYTVYELLEKRIGPKAKRRSGLMYLFGRVFASGARLYMAAIAVAMILYGNIDADSVVVATLVLALAGLLYTILGGIRSVIYSDVLQSIVYVSAAIAVIWSLLSVIPADFSTIIATLNEPSPGADSKLALFKFDLDFGPSGVFNMASVLTGFVLLNIAAFGLDQDMTQRLLTCKSPKEGSKALLLSVVMVIPVMAIFIFIGLLLYIVYQQPALMNNEAGQTVVQEFNGEKITIFMYYVLNEVPAGVKGLVSVGIIAAAISTLNSGLSSMSSVIVQDIYRPYLEKHNKQVSDHHFVKAGRVGMALVSLALALMAILCYFWQQYSDMPLLKFALSVMVFSYSGLLGVYFTTLFTKRGSEGSVLASLIAGFVVTLLMQPYMIDWLLPESMRFYLGFTWQLCIGTLLATLVCCLGKAADEKSA, encoded by the coding sequence ATGAGTGCAAATTACGCTTTACTCGATTGGCTAGTATTCGCAAGTTACGGTGCAATTTTATTGCTAAGTGGCTGGTGGTTTAATCGCAAACGCGCTAACTCAAGCCAAGATTTTTTTCTAGGCGGAAATAGCATGCCAACTTGGATGGTGGCTATTTCTGTTTTAGCGACTTCGCAGTCAGCTGCCACTTTTATTGGTGGGCCAGATCAAGGCTACCAAGGTGATTTTTCATATATTGCGACCAATATCGGCGCGTTTATTGCGGCATTTATTGTATCGGCGTTTTTAATTCCAAAGTTTTACCAGCAAAAAGTTTATACGGTCTATGAGTTATTAGAAAAACGCATTGGTCCTAAAGCAAAGCGACGCAGCGGCTTGATGTACTTATTTGGCCGAGTGTTTGCAAGTGGTGCTCGTTTATATATGGCAGCGATTGCTGTTGCAATGATTTTATACGGCAATATCGATGCAGACAGTGTGGTTGTAGCCACTCTAGTGCTGGCGCTAGCAGGTTTGTTGTATACCATTTTGGGTGGCATTCGCAGTGTTATTTATTCTGATGTACTGCAAAGTATCGTTTATGTGAGTGCCGCTATTGCGGTTATTTGGAGCTTGCTGAGTGTTATTCCAGCCGATTTTTCGACCATTATTGCAACTTTAAATGAACCAAGCCCAGGGGCAGACTCAAAGCTGGCACTGTTTAAGTTTGATTTAGACTTTGGCCCGTCAGGGGTGTTCAACATGGCCTCTGTTTTGACTGGATTTGTGCTATTAAATATTGCCGCGTTTGGCCTTGACCAAGATATGACACAACGCTTGTTAACCTGTAAAAGCCCTAAAGAGGGCAGTAAAGCTTTACTACTTTCAGTGGTAATGGTGATCCCGGTTATGGCTATTTTTATCTTTATTGGTTTGCTGCTTTATATTGTTTATCAGCAACCTGCATTAATGAATAACGAAGCTGGGCAAACGGTCGTACAAGAATTTAACGGCGAAAAAATCACTATCTTTATGTACTACGTATTAAACGAAGTACCAGCCGGGGTTAAAGGTTTAGTCAGCGTGGGTATTATTGCAGCTGCTATTTCTACTTTGAACTCTGGGCTTAGTTCGATGTCTTCAGTCATCGTACAAGATATCTATCGCCCGTATTTAGAAAAACATAACAAGCAAGTAAGCGATCATCACTTTGTAAAAGCGGGTCGTGTGGGTATGGCACTAGTGAGCCTTGCCTTAGCGCTGATGGCTATTCTTTGTTATTTCTGGCAGCAATACAGTGATATGCCATTATTAAAATTTGCGCTAAGTGTAATGGTATTTTCGTACAGCGGTTTGTTAGGTGTGTATTTTACTACCTTGTTCACCAAACGAGGCAGTGAAGGCTCAGTGTTAGCATCACTAATAGCGGGCTTTGTGGTGACCTTATTAATGCAGCCGTACATGATTGACTGGTTACTACCCGAATCAATGCGCTTTTACTTAGGATTTACTTGGCAGCTATGCATAGGTACATTGCTCGCAACATTGGTGTGTTGCCTTGGTAAAGCGGCAGACGAGAAGAGTGCGTAA
- the lysS gene encoding lysine--tRNA ligase, with amino-acid sequence MTDQIQDENKLIAERRGKLDAIRENCPANGHPNQFRREHYTADLQAEFGDKSKEELVAEQHVVSVAGRILAKRGPFLALQDMKGQIQAYASKDVQKELKAKYGQLDIGDIIGVKGALNKSGRGDLYVEMTEYELLTKSLRPLPEKFHGLSDQETKYRQRYVDLITNDATRETFRIRSKVVEGIRRFLADRDFMEVETPMLQVIPGGASARPFVTHHNALDIDMYLRIAPELYLKRLVVGGFERVFEINRNFRNEGLSTRHNPEFTMIEFYQAYADYIDLMNITEDMLRTVATDVLGSPIVVNTTKDENGEVVDSVEYDFGQPFARLTMSEAILKYNPDFDAAVFNDPENHFEELKAYAKQVHVKIPENCVWGPGKFLCEIFEETAEHKLIQPTFITAYPWEVSPLARRNDENPFVTDRFEFFVGGRELANGFSELNDAQDQAERFTRQVEEKDAGDDEAMHYDDDYIRALEYGLPPTAGEGIGIDRLVMLFTDSPTIKDVILFPHMRPQAD; translated from the coding sequence ATGACTGATCAAATCCAAGACGAAAATAAGTTAATCGCTGAGCGTCGTGGCAAATTAGACGCAATCCGCGAAAATTGCCCAGCCAACGGTCATCCAAACCAATTCCGTCGTGAACATTACACGGCTGATTTGCAAGCTGAGTTTGGTGATAAATCGAAAGAAGAATTAGTTGCTGAGCAACACGTTGTATCAGTTGCAGGTCGTATTCTTGCAAAACGTGGTCCTTTCCTTGCGTTACAAGACATGAAAGGCCAAATTCAAGCGTACGCATCAAAAGACGTACAAAAAGAATTAAAAGCAAAATACGGTCAACTTGATATCGGTGACATCATCGGTGTGAAAGGCGCACTTAATAAGTCAGGTAGAGGCGACCTATACGTAGAAATGACAGAGTACGAGTTACTGACAAAGTCATTACGTCCGTTACCAGAAAAATTCCATGGTTTATCTGACCAAGAAACTAAATACCGTCAACGTTATGTTGATTTAATTACCAATGATGCGACGCGTGAAACCTTTCGTATTCGCTCAAAGGTTGTTGAAGGTATCCGTCGTTTCTTAGCTGATCGTGACTTCATGGAAGTTGAAACGCCGATGTTACAAGTGATCCCGGGTGGTGCGTCTGCACGTCCATTCGTAACACACCACAATGCACTTGATATCGACATGTACTTACGTATTGCACCTGAGCTTTACTTAAAACGTTTAGTTGTGGGTGGCTTTGAGCGTGTATTCGAAATCAACCGTAACTTCCGTAACGAAGGTTTATCCACGCGCCATAACCCAGAATTCACAATGATCGAATTCTACCAAGCATACGCTGATTACATTGACCTGATGAACATTACTGAAGACATGTTACGTACTGTTGCGACAGACGTACTTGGTTCACCAATTGTTGTAAACACAACGAAAGATGAAAATGGTGAAGTGGTTGATTCAGTAGAGTACGATTTTGGTCAACCTTTTGCTCGTTTAACAATGAGCGAAGCAATCCTTAAGTACAATCCAGACTTTGATGCTGCGGTATTTAATGACCCTGAAAACCATTTTGAAGAACTTAAAGCGTACGCGAAGCAAGTACACGTTAAGATCCCAGAAAACTGCGTATGGGGCCCAGGTAAATTCTTATGTGAAATCTTCGAAGAGACAGCTGAGCATAAGCTAATTCAACCGACTTTCATCACAGCATACCCGTGGGAAGTGTCACCACTTGCACGTCGTAACGATGAAAACCCGTTTGTAACTGACCGCTTCGAATTCTTCGTTGGCGGCCGTGAACTAGCAAATGGCTTCTCTGAGCTTAACGATGCACAAGACCAAGCTGAGCGCTTTACTCGTCAAGTTGAAGAGAAAGACGCAGGTGATGATGAAGCAATGCACTACGATGATGACTATATCCGTGCATTAGAATACGGCTTACCACCAACAGCGGGTGAGGGTATTGGTATCGATCGTCTAGTGATGTTATTTACTGACTCACCAACAATTAAAGACGTGATCCTATTCCCGCACATGCGTCCTCAAGCTGATTAA
- the recJ gene encoding single-stranded-DNA-specific exonuclease RecJ, with the protein MEKIIQARPHVDDSHLPHHLHPVIKQIYATRQVQSATELDNSAATLHDFKLFKDIDKAVVLLQQALAAQSRVLIVGDFDADGATSTATLMQGLAMFGLKNLDYLVPDRFSLGYGLSPALAEQIVTMQPELVITVDNGISCIDGIAIVKQAGIKVLVTDHHLQGEALPDADAIVNPNRHDCQFPSKSIAGVGVAFYLLIALRSHLREQGYFQHNPMPNLAELLDIVALGTVADVVALDANNRTLVHQGLARIRSGKTRPGISALIEVANRNAARLSASDFGFSLAPRLNAAGRLDDMSLGIACLLSSDINQARRIASELDSLNHERREIEQGMQTEAQAVLDRLAFKTDTVPDAICLYQADWHQGVIGILAGRLKEKYHRPTIIFAAGDNGEIKGSCRSIEGLHMRDLLERVNTLYPHLISKFGGHAMAAGLSINEQCFNEFKTVFEQMVKDTLTEEHKQSILLTDGELPNECFSMEFANLLKNAGPWGQQFPEPVFEHVFELIQQRIVGEKHLKLVLKHQSGRLVDGIAFGVDVRAWPDTEVRYVKAAYQLDINEFRGKFSLQLIIRELQKAT; encoded by the coding sequence ATGGAAAAAATAATTCAAGCTCGTCCTCATGTTGATGATTCGCATCTACCACACCATTTACACCCTGTAATTAAGCAAATATATGCGACTCGACAGGTGCAAAGTGCCACTGAACTCGATAATAGCGCTGCGACATTGCATGACTTTAAGTTGTTTAAAGATATCGACAAAGCTGTCGTGCTATTGCAACAAGCCCTCGCGGCTCAAAGTCGCGTGTTAATCGTAGGTGACTTTGATGCCGATGGCGCAACCAGCACAGCAACCTTAATGCAAGGTCTTGCTATGTTTGGCTTAAAGAACCTTGATTACTTGGTACCAGACAGATTCAGCCTAGGTTATGGCTTAAGTCCTGCGCTTGCTGAGCAAATAGTGACTATGCAACCCGAGCTTGTGATCACTGTTGATAACGGTATTTCATGTATCGATGGCATTGCCATTGTAAAACAAGCGGGTATTAAAGTGCTGGTAACTGATCACCATTTACAAGGTGAAGCCCTGCCAGATGCTGATGCCATCGTGAACCCAAATCGCCATGACTGTCAGTTTCCATCGAAATCAATAGCTGGTGTTGGGGTAGCTTTTTATCTGCTTATTGCTTTACGTAGCCACTTACGTGAACAAGGGTATTTTCAGCATAACCCAATGCCAAATTTGGCTGAGTTACTTGATATTGTAGCCCTTGGTACCGTTGCCGATGTGGTCGCGCTTGATGCCAATAACCGTACCTTAGTTCATCAAGGTTTAGCACGTATTCGTAGTGGTAAAACACGCCCAGGTATTAGTGCCCTTATCGAAGTGGCAAATCGCAATGCAGCCCGTTTAAGTGCCAGTGACTTTGGCTTTTCATTGGCGCCACGCTTAAATGCAGCAGGGCGTTTAGATGATATGAGTTTAGGTATAGCTTGTTTGTTATCAAGCGATATAAACCAAGCACGCCGTATTGCCAGTGAGCTCGACAGCCTCAATCATGAGCGCCGTGAAATAGAGCAGGGCATGCAAACTGAGGCACAAGCTGTGCTTGACCGTTTAGCATTTAAAACCGACACAGTGCCTGATGCCATTTGTTTATACCAAGCAGATTGGCACCAAGGTGTGATTGGTATTTTGGCTGGCCGCCTAAAAGAAAAGTACCACCGTCCGACGATTATTTTTGCAGCTGGCGATAACGGCGAAATAAAAGGCTCTTGCCGCTCCATTGAAGGGCTGCATATGCGTGACTTACTAGAGCGAGTAAATACACTCTATCCGCATTTGATCAGTAAATTTGGTGGCCATGCTATGGCGGCCGGGCTGAGTATCAATGAGCAATGTTTTAATGAATTTAAAACCGTGTTTGAACAAATGGTGAAAGACACACTCACTGAAGAGCATAAGCAAAGTATTTTACTTACCGATGGTGAATTACCTAATGAGTGCTTTTCGATGGAGTTTGCCAACTTACTAAAAAATGCCGGCCCTTGGGGACAGCAATTTCCAGAACCAGTGTTCGAACATGTATTCGAACTAATACAGCAGCGCATTGTCGGTGAAAAACACTTAAAACTGGTTTTAAAACATCAATCTGGGCGTTTAGTCGACGGCATTGCATTTGGTGTTGATGTGCGTGCATGGCCAGATACCGAAGTGCGTTATGTAAAAGCTGCTTATCAACTCGATATAAATGAATTCCGTGGTAAATTTTCGCTACAGTTGATTATTCGAGAGCTACAAAAAGCGACATAA
- the prfB gene encoding peptide chain release factor 2 (programmed frameshift): MFEVNPVINQIKEIRERTELLRGYLDYPLKKERLEEVNAELEDSAVWNEPERAQALGREKSALEAIVETIDNLVSGTEDVEGLVELAVEAEDEETFAEAEAELGDLNAQLEKLEFRRMFSGDHDQNDAYLDLQSGSGGTEAQDWCNMLLRMYLRWGEAKGFKVELVEATDGDVAGIKGATVRFVGEYAYGWLRTETGVHRLVRKSPFDSSGRRHTSFASAFVYPEIDDNIEIDINPADLRIDVYRASGAGGQHVNTTESAVRITHIPTNTVVQCQNERSQHKNKDQAMKQLKAKLFELEIQKQNAEKQSQEDAKSDIGWGSQIRSYVLDDSRIKDLRTGVENRNTQAVLDGDLDKFIEASLKSGL, translated from the exons ATGTTTGAAGTGAATCCTGTGATTAATCAAATCAAGGAAATTCGCGAACGTACTGAACTGCTTCGGGGGTACCTT GACTACCCTCTTAAGAAAGAGCGGTTAGAAGAAGTTAACGCAGAACTTGAAGATTCAGCCGTGTGGAATGAGCCAGAACGAGCTCAAGCACTTGGCCGTGAAAAGTCGGCACTCGAAGCTATCGTTGAGACCATTGATAATCTAGTGTCAGGTACCGAAGATGTTGAAGGTTTAGTCGAGCTTGCTGTTGAAGCTGAAGATGAAGAAACCTTCGCTGAAGCCGAAGCTGAATTAGGCGATTTAAACGCACAGCTTGAAAAGCTAGAGTTCCGTCGTATGTTCTCAGGCGATCATGACCAAAACGATGCTTACCTTGATTTACAATCAGGTTCTGGCGGTACCGAAGCCCAAGACTGGTGCAACATGCTACTGCGTATGTATTTACGTTGGGGTGAAGCAAAAGGCTTTAAAGTTGAACTGGTTGAAGCAACTGATGGTGATGTGGCTGGTATCAAAGGCGCAACAGTGCGCTTTGTTGGCGAATATGCTTACGGTTGGTTACGTACAGAAACAGGTGTTCACCGTTTAGTGCGTAAGAGCCCGTTCGACTCAAGTGGTCGTCGTCATACCTCGTTTGCATCGGCATTCGTTTACCCAGAAATCGACGATAATATCGAAATTGATATTAATCCGGCAGACTTACGTATTGACGTTTACCGCGCATCAGGCGCCGGTGGTCAGCACGTAAATACAACAGAATCTGCGGTTCGTATTACTCACATACCAACTAACACTGTTGTACAGTGCCAAAATGAGCGTTCACAGCACAAGAATAAAGACCAAGCAATGAAGCAGTTAAAAGCGAAATTGTTTGAGCTTGAAATTCAAAAGCAAAATGCTGAGAAACAAAGCCAAGAAGATGCTAAATCTGATATTGGCTGGGGTAGTCAAATTCGTTCATACGTACTTGATGACTCGCGCATTAAAGACTTACGTACTGGCGTTGAAAACCGTAATACACAAGCGGTTCTTGACGGCGACTTAGATAAATTTATTGAAGCCAGCCTTAAATCTGGCCTATAA
- a CDS encoding BadF/BadG/BcrA/BcrD ATPase family protein, whose translation MAVRYVLAIDGGGTKVLAELKEQASGATFRAQAGSASISNDLDLALENIVKVTRDVCQQSGAKPNEIVTVMGVAGGSSQSLAEQLTVMLKLIYEIEFASLQITSDAITSLYGANLGDPCVVIALGTGAVGARLNAQKQTKLVSGWGFTIDDFGGGARIGLMAVQQLLNDIDIYDLPKSRLTIRLSEQLGCTRQTISSWLKQAKPADYAAFSPLVFSLQNDCEAAKAVLTEHTQSVVRLIDKSRGNSPLPVILIGGLAKVSQPLLPLALQNELSPCKGDSLTGAAILAAKHYHDIIEKGQPNEP comes from the coding sequence ATGGCTGTACGCTATGTTTTAGCCATCGATGGTGGCGGCACCAAAGTGTTAGCAGAGCTAAAAGAGCAGGCAAGTGGCGCGACTTTTCGTGCACAGGCGGGTTCGGCATCAATTTCGAATGATCTTGATTTAGCGTTAGAAAACATTGTTAAAGTGACCCGTGATGTATGCCAGCAAAGTGGTGCAAAGCCTAATGAAATTGTCACCGTTATGGGTGTAGCCGGGGGCTCATCGCAGAGCCTTGCAGAGCAATTAACAGTGATGCTCAAGCTGATTTACGAAATAGAATTTGCCAGTTTGCAAATTACCAGTGATGCAATTACGTCATTATATGGTGCTAATCTTGGTGACCCATGTGTGGTTATTGCTCTTGGCACCGGTGCTGTCGGGGCACGATTAAACGCCCAAAAGCAAACTAAGTTGGTGAGTGGCTGGGGCTTTACCATTGATGATTTTGGCGGTGGTGCCCGCATCGGCCTGATGGCTGTGCAGCAACTATTAAACGATATAGATATTTATGATTTACCAAAAAGCCGATTAACGATTCGTTTGAGTGAGCAGCTAGGATGCACTCGTCAAACAATTAGTAGTTGGCTTAAACAAGCAAAACCCGCGGATTATGCAGCATTTAGCCCGTTGGTGTTTAGCTTACAAAACGACTGTGAGGCGGCAAAAGCGGTATTAACAGAGCACACCCAATCGGTGGTTCGGTTAATAGATAAAAGCCGAGGTAATTCGCCATTACCGGTGATTTTAATTGGTGGTTTGGCGAAAGTCAGCCAACCGTTATTGCCACTGGCCTTACAAAACGAATTATCTCCTTGTAAGGGAGATTCATTAACTGGTGCCGCCATTTTAGCGGCAAAGCATTACCATGACATTATTGAAAAAGGACAACCCAATGAGCCCTGA
- a CDS encoding L,D-transpeptidase family protein, giving the protein MKKLVSLIAVMSLSACASKELPKPVIDNSHQQLVVVVANDSDAIDATLYRFEKTVGSWQQQGEQHAVVLGRTGLAWGVGLHPAQPGQQKQEGDGKAPAGIFELGTAFGYLDSLQTNLSYQAMTANDYCIDVKGSPFYNQLVDKAQVGEEAVKDSSEWMRRDIYSQDNLYKKGIVVKHNPSNINGAGSCIFMHLWRAPSKPTAGCTAMTESDMDRLLAWLDERKKPLLVSLTKTQYQQKQSQWQLPNLAE; this is encoded by the coding sequence ATGAAAAAACTAGTCAGTCTTATTGCAGTTATGAGTTTATCGGCTTGTGCCAGCAAAGAGTTACCTAAACCTGTTATTGATAACAGTCATCAGCAGCTCGTGGTGGTGGTCGCTAATGACAGTGATGCTATTGATGCCACGTTGTATCGCTTTGAAAAAACCGTTGGAAGCTGGCAACAACAAGGCGAACAACACGCGGTGGTGCTTGGCCGCACAGGGCTTGCTTGGGGTGTAGGGCTACATCCTGCACAACCAGGTCAGCAAAAACAAGAAGGTGATGGTAAAGCGCCGGCAGGTATTTTTGAGCTTGGTACTGCCTTTGGTTATCTAGATTCATTGCAAACAAACCTCAGTTATCAAGCAATGACAGCAAATGATTACTGTATTGATGTAAAGGGCTCGCCGTTTTACAACCAGTTGGTTGATAAAGCACAAGTAGGTGAAGAGGCGGTTAAGGATTCTTCGGAGTGGATGCGTCGTGATATTTACAGTCAAGATAACCTTTATAAAAAAGGCATTGTTGTTAAGCATAACCCAAGCAATATTAATGGCGCGGGTAGTTGTATCTTCATGCACTTATGGCGTGCACCTAGTAAACCAACAGCGGGTTGTACTGCGATGACTGAAAGCGATATGGACAGATTACTTGCGTGGTTAGATGAGCGTAAAAAGCCGCTATTAGTCAGCTTGACCAAAACGCAATACCAACAAAAGCAAAGTCAGTGGCAATTACCTAACTTAGCTGAATAA